A segment of the Frankineae bacterium MT45 genome:
TGTTGGCCAGCGCGGTCTCCTCCTCCAACTCAGGAGCGCGGGTCAGCCACTGCTGCAGCCGGTGGGAGTAGACGAGCGCGTCGTCACCGAGCATCTCGCAGTAGGCCCCGAGCGCCGGGCCATCCACGCCCGGCGGGAGGGTCGTGTCGACGCCGGCCAGCGGGTCGCTGAATCCGGTGCCGAAGGCCCAGCGCTGATCGTCGCTCACCTCCCCCAGGGCGAGGTAGGCGTCGAAGTCGTCATCGTTCATTGGAGGCAATCCCCTTACATGTGCGGGACGTCGTCGGGGATCTCGTAGAAGGTGGGGTGGCGGTAGACCTTGTCACCGGAGGGGGCGAAGAAGGGGTCCTTCTCCTGCGGGCTGGACGCGGTGATGGCCGTCGCTGGGACCACCCAGATACTCACGCCCTCGTTGCGGCGGGTGTAGAGATCACGGGCGCTGTGCAGGGCCATCGTCGCGTCGGCGGCATGCAGCGAACCCACGTGCACGTGGTTCAGGCCGCGCTTTCCGCGCAGAAACACCTCATATAGCGGCCATTCGGCCCGGGTCGCGGTCATCGCTGCGCCTCGGGCTGGTCAGCGTGCGCCGCGGCGTAGGCCACCGCGGCTTCCCGCACCCAGGCCCCCTCCTCGTGCGCGGCCCGCCGGCGGGCCAGCCGCTCGTCGTTGCACGGGCCGTCGCCGTTCAGCACGCGGGCGAACTCCTCCCAGTCGGGGCACGCGAAATCGTAGTGCTCCCGTTCGGCGTTCCACCGCAGAGTCGCGTCCGGCAGCGATACGCCCAGCTTCAGCGCCTGTGGCACCGCCATGTCGACGAAGCGCTGGCGCAGGTCGTCGTTGGTGTGGCGTTTGATTCCCCAGGTCATCGACTGAGCCGTGTTCGGCGAGTCGTGGTCGGGCGGGCCGAACATCATCAGTGACGGCCACCAGAAGCGATCGACGGCATCCTGGACCATGGCCCGCTGGGCGTCGGTGCCGCGCATCATCGTCATCAGCAGCTCGTACCCCTGCCGCTGATGGAATGACTCCTCCTTACAGATCCGGATCATTGCGCGGGCGTAGGGGCCGTAGGAGGACCGGCAGAGCGGCACCTGATTGCAGATCGCGGCACCGTCGACGAGCCAGCCGATGACGCCGACGTCAGCGAAACTCAGGGCGGGGTAGTTGAAGATCGACGAGTAGCGCTGGCGCTGCTCGATCAGCTTCTGGGTGAGGTCGCCCCGGTCCACACCGAGCGTCTCGGCGGCGGAGTAGAGGTACATGCCGTGGCCCGCCTCGTCCTGCACCTTGGCCAGCAGGATCGCCTTGCGACGCAGCGAGGGGGCTCGGGTGATCCAGTCCCCCTCCGGCTGCATCCCGATGATCTCGGAGTGGGCGTGCTGCGCGATCTGGCGAACCATGGTTCGGCGATACCCCTCCGGCATCCAGTCGCGAGGTTCGATCCGGTGCTGCTGGGCGATGGTCTGGTCGAAATCCTGCTCCAGTGCCGCCGTGTCGCTGCTCATCGTCCACCTCCAGACTGGCAATTACTGACCGTTCGTTCGGTAAGTTAGTATGCTCTCATGGCCGACGAGACGTCAAAGCCGCAGCGCGCCGACGCGATCGCGATGGTGGTGCTGCCCCGCCCCTCCCTCGACGCTGCGACCAAGACCTGGCTG
Coding sequences within it:
- a CDS encoding ring-1,2-phenylacetyl-CoA epoxidase subunit PaaB, giving the protein MTATRAEWPLYEVFLRGKRGLNHVHVGSLHAADATMALHSARDLYTRRNEGVSIWVVPATAITASSPQEKDPFFAPSGDKVYRHPTFYEIPDDVPHM
- a CDS encoding ring-1,2-phenylacetyl-CoA epoxidase subunit PaaA translates to MSSDTAALEQDFDQTIAQQHRIEPRDWMPEGYRRTMVRQIAQHAHSEIIGMQPEGDWITRAPSLRRKAILLAKVQDEAGHGMYLYSAAETLGVDRGDLTQKLIEQRQRYSSIFNYPALSFADVGVIGWLVDGAAICNQVPLCRSSYGPYARAMIRICKEESFHQRQGYELLMTMMRGTDAQRAMVQDAVDRFWWPSLMMFGPPDHDSPNTAQSMTWGIKRHTNDDLRQRFVDMAVPQALKLGVSLPDATLRWNAEREHYDFACPDWEEFARVLNGDGPCNDERLARRRAAHEEGAWVREAAVAYAAAHADQPEAQR